The proteins below are encoded in one region of Deferribacter autotrophicus:
- a CDS encoding flagellar hook-basal body complex protein — MLRSLYSGITGLNEHQKSMDVIGNNIANVNTVGYKTSRIVFQDLLSQTISGGKAPAGNLGGINPKQIGTGTSTASVDTIFTQGTLQNTGVTTDMAIQGNGFFVVRSENENEMYYTRAGNFTFDKDGYLVTPDGFIVQGWMADAATGEILTDTEVSDIQLSSAYTSVPARATENVSLVGNLDTRAEPTILEFQPLMTTAASNDNIFDLHSSNGLKLDLVEGEPVRIKALATKITDMAKVYNSSDVSLGLDSNKNISIFITQSDTTTEHQLIYDSNEDDFDNNNIGNGKFKTLQGFIDELNNILNNYGATASLSEGKIKIESTNNFTINSFSGNPNLAVVLQSLVGAYVSNDTKESNEIFYEKILNAGSDFNSLGELASEITSAISENVSEGFSVNYDENSGMFVYKNLVIDADQDGIPDVSSNDIRGFKIDKAYSGTVFESNIVTSNDILLGAGETNPPIYSNRFLRYAKESDSLDNLYTNSGLTLGLDSDAVIYFDAQIGGKEPNSDPEATNYVPVLGKTVGDLLNGLESYMGLPDNSITIEDGKIKVIGEKGIPNNIDYINFSVSGASSYATFTDYMKYQTLQNASGGQLITSQTVYDAQGNPHVVNYNFELYDEANNEWKLTIEPADSNDSISIDGTTGNTVIVRFNQDGSFQGVYDLYTNNILSNLSFTLSPANGASIMSGVSVNLGTPGNYDGMTLSAAESTITETDQDGYPMGSLERLSVNDSGEIIGAYTNGEIKLIAQVGVAIFTNQEGLLKVGDTLFAETPNSGQAAIGRASTGGRGTIASGALENSNVDLAREFVNMITTQRGFQANSRVITTSDELLQELMNLKR, encoded by the coding sequence ATGCTAAGGTCATTATATTCAGGTATTACTGGTTTGAATGAGCATCAAAAAAGTATGGATGTGATCGGTAATAATATAGCTAATGTAAATACTGTGGGATATAAAACTTCTAGGATTGTGTTTCAAGATTTGTTAAGTCAAACAATCAGTGGGGGAAAAGCGCCTGCTGGTAATCTTGGAGGGATTAACCCTAAACAAATAGGAACAGGAACTTCTACAGCGTCCGTTGACACTATTTTTACTCAAGGGACTCTTCAAAATACCGGTGTTACGACAGATATGGCAATACAAGGGAATGGTTTTTTTGTGGTAAGAAGTGAGAATGAAAACGAAATGTATTACACAAGAGCAGGAAATTTTACTTTTGATAAAGATGGATATCTTGTTACTCCAGATGGTTTTATAGTTCAGGGATGGATGGCCGATGCTGCAACAGGTGAAATACTTACTGATACAGAGGTTTCTGATATCCAGCTTTCTTCTGCTTATACAAGTGTACCTGCAAGGGCTACTGAAAATGTCTCACTTGTTGGAAATCTTGATACCAGGGCTGAGCCAACTATTTTAGAGTTTCAGCCACTTATGACAACAGCTGCAAGTAATGATAATATTTTTGATCTGCATAGTTCAAATGGTTTAAAATTAGATTTGGTAGAAGGGGAGCCTGTTAGAATAAAAGCCCTTGCTACTAAAATAACTGATATGGCAAAAGTTTATAATTCAAGTGATGTCAGTTTAGGGTTGGATTCTAATAAAAATATATCAATTTTTATTACTCAATCTGATACGACCACAGAACATCAGTTAATTTATGATAGTAATGAAGATGACTTTGACAATAATAATATAGGTAATGGAAAATTTAAAACATTACAAGGATTTATTGATGAATTAAATAATATATTAAATAATTATGGTGCAACTGCAAGTTTATCTGAAGGAAAAATAAAAATTGAAAGTACTAATAACTTTACAATTAATTCATTTTCAGGTAATCCTAATCTTGCTGTTGTTTTACAATCACTTGTAGGTGCTTATGTTTCAAATGATACGAAAGAAAGTAATGAAATATTTTATGAAAAAATATTAAATGCTGGAAGCGATTTTAATAGTTTAGGTGAATTAGCTTCTGAGATTACGTCTGCAATTAGCGAAAATGTTTCAGAAGGTTTTTCCGTAAATTATGATGAAAATTCTGGTATGTTTGTTTACAAAAATTTAGTCATTGATGCTGATCAAGATGGCATCCCTGATGTGTCTTCTAATGATATAAGAGGTTTTAAAATTGATAAGGCTTATAGTGGGACAGTTTTTGAATCAAATATTGTTACAAGTAATGATATCCTTTTAGGTGCTGGTGAAACAAATCCTCCAATATATAGTAACAGATTTTTAAGATATGCAAAGGAGTCTGATTCTTTAGATAATTTATATACTAATTCTGGTTTAACTCTTGGCCTTGATAGCGATGCAGTAATATATTTTGATGCGCAGATTGGAGGTAAAGAACCAAATAGTGACCCAGAAGCTACAAACTATGTCCCTGTATTAGGTAAAACAGTTGGTGATTTGTTAAATGGTTTAGAATCATATATGGGACTTCCAGATAACAGCATTACTATAGAAGATGGAAAAATTAAGGTAATTGGGGAAAAAGGTATACCAAATAATATTGATTATATTAATTTTTCTGTCTCTGGAGCAAGTTCTTATGCTACATTTACTGACTATATGAAGTATCAAACGTTGCAAAATGCTTCAGGTGGTCAGTTAATTACTAGTCAAACAGTATATGATGCTCAAGGTAACCCCCATGTTGTTAATTATAATTTTGAATTATACGATGAGGCCAATAATGAGTGGAAACTTACAATAGAACCTGCTGATTCTAATGATTCAATATCTATAGATGGAACAACTGGAAATACTGTGATTGTAAGATTTAATCAGGATGGTTCGTTCCAAGGGGTATATGATTTATATACAAATAATATATTATCAAATTTGTCATTTACGTTATCACCTGCAAATGGTGCTTCAATAATGAGTGGTGTTAGTGTTAATTTAGGAACCCCGGGAAATTATGATGGGATGACACTTTCTGCTGCTGAATCAACAATAACAGAAACAGATCAAGATGGATATCCAATGGGCTCACTAGAAAGATTGTCTGTGAATGATTCGGGGGAAATTATAGGGGCTTATACGAATGGTGAAATAAAACTTATTGCGCAAGTCGGGGTAGCAATTTTTACTAATCAAGAAGGTCTTTTAAAGGTAGGGGATACATTATTTGCTGAGACGCCAAACTCTGGACAGGCAGCAATCGGTCGTGCTTCTACAGGAGGTCGAGGAACTATTGCATCAGGAGCTCTTGAGAACTCAAATGTCGATCTTGCAAGAGAATTTGTAAATATGATTACAACTCAGAGAGGTTTTCAGGCTAACTCAAGAGTCATTACTACCAGTGATGAACTGTTACAGGAGTTGATGAATCTGAAAAGATAA
- a CDS encoding flagellar hook assembly protein FlgD has product MIYDTNNVTTTLYSMDSSREPKKELDKDDFLNLLVTQLKYQDPLNPLDNNEFIAQTTQFSSLEQLINISEKFDKLIDNEESSNLNLFSAVGFIDKTINFYGNKFSTEEDGAVLKFELAGEPKDTVIKIYDEKRALVNEVNFEAVDGENFFSWDLTDKNGVKLQPGYYSYQVIAKDNDGNEIPVRLYSSGKVIGILRDGNDTVFDLGFTQVKPEEIISVYN; this is encoded by the coding sequence ATGATATATGATACAAATAACGTAACAACCACTTTGTATTCAATGGATAGTAGTAGGGAGCCTAAAAAAGAGCTTGATAAAGATGATTTTTTAAATTTGCTGGTTACTCAACTGAAATATCAAGATCCATTGAATCCTCTGGATAACAATGAGTTTATTGCACAGACCACACAGTTTTCATCTCTTGAGCAGTTGATAAATATATCTGAGAAATTTGATAAATTGATAGATAATGAAGAAAGCAGTAATCTAAACCTTTTTTCCGCAGTAGGATTCATTGATAAAACAATTAATTTTTATGGGAACAAATTTAGCACAGAAGAAGATGGTGCTGTATTAAAGTTTGAATTAGCAGGTGAGCCAAAAGATACTGTAATAAAAATTTATGATGAAAAAAGGGCTCTGGTAAATGAAGTAAATTTTGAAGCAGTAGATGGTGAGAATTTTTTCAGCTGGGATTTGACTGATAAAAATGGTGTCAAGTTACAACCAGGCTATTATTCGTACCAAGTTATCGCTAAAGATAATGACGGAAATGAAATACCTGTAAGACTGTATTCATCCGGAAAAGTTATAGGTATTTTAAGGGATGGAAACGATACTGTATTTGACTTAGGTTTTACACAAGTAAAACCAGAAGAAATAATTTCCGTATATAATTAA
- a CDS encoding flagellar hook-length control protein FliK — translation MEQALININDIISEKPKTQLKLNKSNSDDNEKFHKIFRNKLNDNEDNNAKENQGDIQNIISFLQKILEQLNLEVSTESIENIKSAENYAEAKKIMKEMLLELGISDEEVKKILSDIENIKFKKIVNDETYLLSEQVDKEDLKSEAVNEMEKTVRNAKDTQHISKVLKNGLDTKLVFDKKKLLSEHFLNINKINFQGNKQEIDFRSDQSLLFHSNSQDNNVLVKNEIKVEKPTDILKFVDYLKMTNIKGGQKIVVKLHPEHLGNLKIEISDVSGKLTAKLFVESHEAKNLLVTQTDLIRQHLEAKGINLSNIDFGYLTDDSSKEQFNHRDTKNGFKNGNSAADRVTINKEKENYSNALYA, via the coding sequence ATGGAGCAAGCATTAATTAATATTAATGATATCATTTCTGAAAAACCTAAAACACAACTAAAACTTAATAAATCAAACTCAGATGATAATGAAAAATTTCATAAGATTTTTCGTAATAAGCTCAATGATAATGAGGATAATAATGCAAAAGAAAATCAAGGTGATATTCAGAATATAATCTCATTTTTACAAAAGATATTAGAGCAGCTTAATCTGGAAGTTTCAACAGAAAGTATTGAGAATATTAAAAGTGCAGAAAATTATGCTGAAGCAAAAAAAATAATGAAAGAGATGCTGTTAGAGCTTGGGATTTCTGATGAAGAAGTGAAAAAGATATTAAGCGATATTGAGAATATTAAATTTAAAAAAATAGTGAATGATGAAACTTATTTGTTGTCAGAACAGGTTGATAAGGAGGATTTAAAGAGTGAGGCTGTAAATGAAATGGAAAAAACAGTAAGAAATGCCAAAGATACACAACATATTAGTAAAGTTTTAAAAAATGGATTAGATACCAAGCTTGTTTTTGATAAAAAGAAACTATTATCAGAACATTTTTTAAACATAAATAAAATAAATTTTCAAGGGAATAAACAAGAAATAGATTTTAGATCTGATCAGTCGTTGCTATTTCATTCAAATAGTCAAGATAATAATGTGTTAGTTAAAAATGAAATTAAAGTTGAAAAGCCAACTGATATTTTGAAGTTTGTTGATTATTTGAAGATGACAAATATCAAAGGTGGACAAAAAATAGTTGTAAAACTTCATCCTGAGCATCTTGGAAACTTAAAAATTGAAATTAGTGATGTTAGCGGAAAATTAACAGCAAAACTTTTTGTGGAATCACATGAAGCAAAGAATTTACTTGTTACACAGACTGATTTGATAAGACAGCATTTAGAGGCTAAAGGGATAAATCTTTCCAACATTGATTTTGGATATCTAACTGATGATTCATCCAAGGAACAATTCAATCATAGAGATACAAAGAATGGTTTTAAAAATGGAAATAGTGCAGCTGATAGAGTTACCATCAATAAAGAAAAAGAAAATTATAGTAATGCACTTTATGCATAG
- the lpxB gene encoding lipid-A-disaccharide synthase has translation MKLFLIAGEESGDIHASNMIRHLSQMADFSLYGTGGDRLKELGQTQYFHINDMSIIGIDGIIRKAPFIANLFKTLKRKLLEVMPDVVILVDYPGFNLRFAKFAKENGFKVIYYIAPQVWAWHYSRIEKIKEYVDLVLCILPFEEELFKKKGINAKFVGNPIIDNIKYKISNGNDFMKLFSLTKNKKIIGILPGSRVKEIRALMPVIMQAIKNIKDDFQFVIAKADNLDKQILLSYIGNENIPIAAGYNYDVMKYSDLLWVCSGTATLESAIVGTPLILMYKVGKITEILGRLVIKTKYIGLPNIVADKEIVPELLQSRLTPENLIDYTFKLLENYEYYKNELSKIGEIFSIYNPSQQAAQEIYSFLNS, from the coding sequence ATGAAGCTGTTTTTGATAGCCGGCGAAGAATCGGGAGATATACACGCATCGAATATGATCCGCCATCTTTCTCAGATGGCGGATTTCTCTTTATATGGAACAGGTGGAGATAGGTTAAAGGAGCTGGGTCAGACCCAATATTTTCATATAAATGATATGTCCATTATTGGTATTGATGGGATTATTCGTAAAGCACCATTCATTGCAAATCTATTTAAAACATTAAAAAGAAAATTATTAGAAGTTATGCCTGATGTTGTGATTTTAGTGGATTATCCTGGTTTTAATTTAAGATTTGCAAAATTTGCAAAAGAAAACGGTTTTAAAGTTATTTATTATATAGCGCCCCAGGTTTGGGCATGGCATTATAGTAGAATTGAAAAGATTAAAGAGTATGTTGATTTAGTTCTATGCATTTTACCTTTTGAAGAAGAGTTATTCAAGAAAAAGGGGATAAATGCAAAATTTGTAGGCAATCCCATTATAGATAATATAAAATATAAAATTAGTAATGGAAATGACTTTATGAAATTATTTTCGCTTACTAAAAATAAGAAAATTATAGGTATCTTACCCGGAAGTAGAGTCAAAGAGATCAGAGCATTAATGCCTGTTATTATGCAGGCCATAAAAAATATTAAAGATGATTTTCAATTTGTAATAGCAAAAGCTGATAATTTGGATAAACAAATTTTGCTTTCATACATTGGTAATGAAAATATTCCAATAGCAGCAGGATATAATTATGATGTTATGAAGTATTCTGATTTATTGTGGGTTTGTTCAGGTACTGCTACACTTGAAAGTGCTATTGTAGGAACTCCATTAATTCTTATGTATAAAGTAGGAAAAATCACAGAAATATTGGGACGACTAGTTATTAAAACGAAATATATAGGACTACCAAATATTGTGGCTGACAAAGAGATTGTTCCTGAATTGTTACAAAGCCGTTTGACACCGGAGAATTTAATAGACTATACTTTTAAGTTACTTGAGAATTATGAATATTATAAAAATGAGTTATCAAAAATTGGAGAAATTTTTTCCATTTATAATCCCTCCCAGCAAGCTGCTCAGGAAATATATTCCTTTTTAAACAGTTAA
- a CDS encoding type IV pilus secretin PilQ yields the protein MKLYIKFLISFLTLMFLFSCAQKTVEVKHINEIKEFKIAKIKDEYKAELLMNYKSDVKVFYGKEPYKLTILVPDCSVSSELLNFKYTDDNIKSVLIYKDRYGANVEILLNKDVRYKYNVKDNKVLLTFLPLTVEEKEIGKTLDYTAPLTEDILVGSKLLDIENSSDSSNLLFKIKLNGVVRYDYGYLDNDYLYVDLFDVKNVSEKKYLKYNKGIIRYVKIGEYYPPQKVRLLIKLIHPITVFAAQDRNYLILSNNFESLPKEQKYLVGIETISVKTFQSIIVKTTGRINFTKKIVNGNLLVIFDDDVKILNRVKNIINFSEKSPFKYLKIVNYEGKTAILIIPNGYEVYANVETAPEGILISGSFENFSKATVKFSKGLELLESREDKKKVSKIDLITLNIKDMDVREAIKLIYFGRKKNLVFGNGVSGKATLFVKDIPYTQALEIILKENNLVKIEDDNLVWILTKQRYSAMKAEEIKKIKEKEAIKKVEPLVTETVPVNFSEASAFTAIIKSVLSERGKLEINSRTNSFVITDIKSSIDKARELLKELDKKTPQVTIEARIVEVLDTNNLNLGIQWGGNYNVNSTSVNFPNTITINGNTGSTGISGSGYIVNLPVGTPAGALALSLGNLSRTFNLDVALSALESQNKVRTISSPRITTLNNQEAEIKSGGTAIIVPTGDNTETQEVDVGIKLKIKPHITQNGMVFLDIEVEKSSLGSVTANTATTEEKKAKTQVLLENGETTVIGGIYEDEKSEVYQGVPFLSKIPILGALFRAKSNTTTKKELLVFITPKIVE from the coding sequence ATGAAGTTATATATTAAGTTTTTAATAAGTTTTTTAACATTGATGTTTTTGTTTTCATGTGCTCAGAAAACTGTGGAAGTAAAACATATAAATGAAATAAAAGAGTTTAAAATAGCTAAAATTAAAGATGAATATAAAGCTGAATTGTTAATGAATTATAAAAGTGATGTAAAAGTATTTTATGGTAAAGAACCATATAAATTAACAATATTGGTGCCTGATTGTAGTGTCAGTTCTGAATTATTAAATTTTAAGTATACTGATGATAACATTAAGTCTGTTTTAATTTATAAAGATAGATATGGTGCCAATGTTGAGATACTTCTCAATAAAGATGTTAGATATAAGTATAATGTTAAGGATAATAAGGTATTGTTGACATTTTTACCTTTAACAGTAGAAGAGAAAGAAATTGGTAAAACCTTGGATTATACCGCACCACTCACTGAAGATATTTTGGTAGGTAGCAAACTGCTTGATATTGAAAATTCCTCAGATAGCTCCAACTTATTATTTAAAATTAAACTAAATGGTGTGGTTAGATATGATTATGGTTATTTAGATAATGATTATTTATATGTTGATTTATTTGATGTAAAAAATGTTAGTGAGAAGAAGTACTTAAAATATAATAAGGGTATAATAAGATATGTGAAAATTGGTGAGTATTATCCTCCTCAAAAGGTTAGATTGTTAATTAAACTTATTCATCCTATAACTGTGTTTGCCGCTCAAGATAGAAATTATCTGATCTTATCAAACAATTTTGAAAGCCTCCCAAAAGAACAAAAGTATTTGGTGGGAATTGAAACTATTTCGGTAAAAACTTTTCAAAGTATAATTGTAAAAACAACAGGAAGAATTAATTTTACGAAAAAAATTGTAAATGGTAATCTTTTAGTAATTTTTGATGATGATGTTAAAATACTAAATAGAGTAAAAAATATTATCAATTTTAGTGAAAAATCGCCATTTAAGTATTTAAAGATTGTAAACTATGAGGGGAAAACAGCAATTTTAATTATTCCGAATGGATATGAGGTTTACGCTAATGTTGAAACAGCCCCTGAAGGTATTTTAATTAGTGGTAGTTTTGAGAATTTTAGTAAAGCTACAGTTAAATTTAGTAAAGGATTAGAGCTTCTGGAGTCTAGAGAGGATAAGAAAAAAGTAAGTAAAATTGATTTGATAACTCTTAACATTAAAGATATGGATGTTCGTGAAGCCATTAAACTTATATACTTTGGTAGAAAAAAGAATCTTGTTTTTGGGAATGGAGTGAGTGGAAAGGCAACACTTTTTGTAAAAGATATTCCATATACACAGGCGTTAGAAATTATTTTAAAAGAGAATAACTTAGTGAAAATTGAAGATGACAATTTGGTTTGGATTTTAACGAAACAAAGATATTCTGCTATGAAGGCAGAAGAAATTAAAAAAATAAAAGAAAAAGAGGCTATAAAAAAAGTTGAGCCATTGGTGACTGAAACAGTTCCTGTAAATTTTTCTGAAGCATCTGCATTTACTGCGATAATAAAATCAGTACTAAGCGAAAGAGGTAAGCTTGAAATTAATTCAAGGACTAATAGTTTTGTAATAACTGACATAAAATCATCAATCGATAAAGCGCGTGAATTATTAAAAGAGCTTGATAAAAAGACCCCTCAGGTAACAATTGAAGCAAGAATAGTAGAAGTTTTAGATACAAATAATCTGAATTTGGGTATTCAGTGGGGTGGGAATTACAATGTTAATTCCACATCTGTAAATTTCCCCAATACGATCACTATTAATGGAAATACAGGATCGACAGGAATTAGTGGTTCTGGATACATTGTAAATCTACCTGTTGGTACTCCAGCTGGGGCGTTAGCACTGTCATTAGGAAATTTATCTAGAACATTTAATTTAGATGTAGCCTTATCTGCTCTTGAGAGTCAAAATAAGGTAAGAACTATTTCAAGTCCAAGGATTACAACATTAAATAATCAAGAAGCTGAAATTAAAAGTGGTGGTACGGCAATTATTGTGCCAACAGGTGATAATACAGAAACACAAGAGGTTGATGTTGGTATAAAACTGAAAATTAAACCGCATATTACCCAGAATGGTATGGTTTTTTTAGATATTGAAGTTGAAAAAAGTTCTCTAGGTTCTGTCACTGCAAATACAGCAACAACTGAAGAGAAAAAAGCTAAGACTCAAGTGCTTTTAGAAAATGGAGAGACTACAGTAATAGGTGGTATTTATGAAGATGAAAAGTCTGAAGTATACCAGGGGGTTCCATTTTTAAGTAAGATACCGATACTTGGTGCACTTTTTAGAGCAAAATCGAATACAACAACTAAGAAGGAGTTATTAGTATTTATAACACCTAAAATTGTAGAATAG
- a CDS encoding pilus assembly protein PilP: protein MINYLYGLIFLVIFIFSGCDNSDIEFKPQKKPVKIKQEKFEIDKETLEKQEEKLRQVFAKDYKPLKYEAGRDPFLSVVDLYKDSQDLEGQGNPLFRVSLDQIKLVGILKSSFGNVGVIDISGNNYYVKVGDEIGVNRGKIISVSEDMIVVRQTEKDIFGNIRTDIKEIYLTQKEGK from the coding sequence TTGGTGATTTTTATTTTTTCAGGTTGTGATAACTCTGATATTGAGTTTAAACCTCAAAAGAAACCTGTGAAAATTAAGCAGGAGAAGTTTGAGATAGATAAAGAAACGTTAGAAAAGCAAGAAGAGAAATTAAGACAAGTTTTTGCTAAAGATTACAAACCACTTAAGTATGAAGCAGGTAGAGATCCTTTCTTATCTGTTGTTGATTTATATAAAGATAGTCAAGATCTTGAAGGTCAAGGGAATCCTCTCTTTAGAGTCAGTTTGGATCAGATAAAACTTGTTGGAATACTTAAAAGTTCTTTTGGTAATGTAGGCGTAATCGATATAAGTGGGAATAATTATTATGTTAAGGTTGGTGATGAAATTGGTGTAAATAGAGGTAAAATAATTTCGGTAAGTGAAGATATGATTGTGGTAAGACAAACTGAAAAAGATATATTTGGTAATATAAGAACTGATATTAAAGAGATATATTTAACCCAGAAGGAGGGTAAATAA